The genomic window GGAGACGCTGCGCAACGCGGTCATCACGCGCACCAACGGCCAGGAGGCGCGCGAGGTGGCACGGGTCGACCGGGAGGGCCGGGCCCTGCTCGGCGCCGAACTCGCCACCGCCCGGGTGGCCGACCTCTACCAGCCCTTCCTGGGCTTCCTGCAGCTGCTCGCCGGAGTGGTCGTGGTCGGCGTGGGCGCGCTGGAGCTGATCCACGGCGAGCTGACCTTGGGCGGCCTGCTCGCCTTCACCGCCGTCATGGCCCAGCTGTTCGAACCGGCCCAGCAACTCGCCGAACTCGCCCCGCTCGCCGGCGCCGCCTGTGCCTCGGGCGAACGCGTCCTCGAACTCCACGACCTGACCAGCCCGGTCCAGGAGCGCCCCGATGCCCACGACACCGGCGAGGTGCGGGGCCGCCTCTCCTTCGAGAACGTCCACGCCGCCTACCCCGGCCGCCACGGCCCCCTGGCACTGAGCGGGGTCAGCTTCGACATCCACCCCGGCGAGGTCCTCGCCGTGGTCGGCCCCAACGGCAGCGGCAAGTCCACCCTCGCCAAGCTCGTGCTGCGCCTCATGGACCCCCGGACCGGCACGATCCGCCTCGACGGCGACGACATCCGGGACCTGACCCTGACCTCGCTGCGCCGGGTCACCACCCTCCTGCCGCAGCAGACAGCGCTCTTCCACGCGTCCATCCGGGACAACATCGCCTACGGCAGACCCGACGCATCGGACGGTGACATCGAACGCGCCGCCCGGAACGCGAGCGCCCACGACTTCATCACCGCGCTCCCGGACGGCTACGGCACGGTCATCGGCGACGACGGCTTCCAGCTCTCCGGCGGTCAGAGCCAGCGCATCGCCATCGCCCGCGCCTTCGTGCGCGACACACCGGTCCTCGTCCTGGACGAGCCCACCACCGGTCTCGACGCCCGCACCGTCCAGCAGCTCATCCCCCCACTGCGCCGACTCATGGCCGGGCGCACCACCGTGCTGATCACCCACGAGGAGACCTTCCTCCCGCTGGCCGACCACGTCCTCACCCTGCAGTCGCCGGGCCCGCGCGTGCGCCAGGCACGGGAAGTCCGTCCGATGAACGGCTCCCGCCATCAGGCCTGAGGCCCGAGGCCCGAGACCGTTCCGGCTTGACCCTGACCTTGCAGGAGCCTTCACGATCGGCGCATGACCGAATTCACCAGCTCCAGCTACACCAGCCCCGTCCCCGTGCCCGCCCTCGACGCGGTCGCGCCCGAGGTCCACCGGGGCATCTACGGGATGCCGATGTACCTCAGCGTCCCCACCCCCGACCTCGACGCCTCGCGGGACTTCTGGATCCGCGGGCTCGGCTTCATCGACCTCTTCTCCATCCCCGGCCGGCTGACCCACCTGCGCCGCTGGGCCTTCCAGGACGTGCTCCTGGTCCCCGGCGAGCGCGCTCGCCAGGCGCCGGCGACGAGCCTGGGCGTCGCCTGCGTGCCGAGCCAGATCGAGGAGATCGCGGCGCGCTGCGAGGCGCTCCTGCCGGGGTGCACCGGCGGCCCGCGGGAGATGCCGTGGAACTCCGTCGAGCTGACCGTCACCACGCCGGAGAACGCGCGGATCGTGCTGACCGCCGCCCGCCCGCTGGACCCGAGCGGTCCGCAGGCGGCGGCCCTGCGGGAGGTGGGCTTCGACATCCCGGCGGCTGCCGTCTCCGGTGCGTGACAATCACACGGTGACCAGTGAACCCCGTGCAGCGAGCGACAGCCTCACCGTCGGCCGGGCGGCGGCGCTGGTCGGGGTCAGCGTGAAGACGCTCCACCACTGGGACGGGATCGGGCTGGTGCGCCCCAGCGAGCGCACCAGGGCGGGGTACCGGGTGTACTCGGGCGAGGACATCGCCCGGGTGCACCGGGTGCTCGTCTACCGGGAACTCGGCTTCCCGCTGGCCGAGATCGGCCGGCTCCTGGACGACCCGCGGGTGGACGCGCACGAGCACCTGCGCCGCCAGCGCGCCGAACTGGAGGAGCGCATCGCCCGCCTGCGGACGATGGTCGGCGCGGTCGACCGCATGATGGCGGCCTCCCGGACCGGGCTGCGGCTGACCCCGCAGGAGCAGGTCGAGATCTTCGGCGACGACTGGCAGCCCGCCCGGGTCGAGGAGGCCCGCGAGCGCTGGGGCGACACCGAGCAGTGGGCGCAGTACGCCGAGCGGGCCGCCGAGCGGACACCGCAGGACTGGCAGGACTACACCGCGACGGCCGAGGCCCTCAACGCCGACCTCGCCGCCGCCCTGCGCGCCGGCACCGCCCCCGGCTCCGCCGCGGCCAACGCCCTCGCCGAGCGCCACCGCGCCCTGCTCGCACAGCACTTCGACTGCCCGCACGCGATGCACGTCTGCATCGGCCGCACGTACCTCGACGACCCCCGGTACGCCGACCACTTCGACCGGCTCGAGCCGGGCCTCACCGCCTGGCTGATCGAGGTGATCTTCGCGAACGCCCGGGCGCACGGCGCCGAGGCCTGAGCCGGCGGCCCGCGGTACGGAGCCGCTCCGCCGCTGCCGAACCGCTGCTTCCCAGCCGTCGCGCGAACCCCCGTGATACCTCTTGCCCCGGGTGCGGCGTCCTAGCTGGTGTCGATCGATCCGAACACCGCAGGACCACCGGGGGAACCACATGCACGAGGGGCTGAGCTTCGAGGAATTCGCCTCCTCCAGGGCCCGCAAGCTCTTCCAGGTCGCCTACCTGATGTGCGGCGACTGGCACCAGGCGCAGGACCTCGTCCAGACGACGCTCGCCAAGCTGTTCGCGGTCTGGGGGCGGCTGCAGCGCGGCGGTCAGACCGTCGCGATCGACGCGTACGCGCGCAAGGCGCTGCTGCGCACCTACCTCTCGCACCGCCGGCTGCGCCGCTCCGGCGAGCTGGCGGTGGCCGCGATCCCCGACCGGCCGACCGGCGAGCACCGGGAGGGGACCGAGCTGCGGCTGACCCTGGTGGCGGCGCTGCGTCAGCTGCCGCCCCGGGGACGCGCGGTGGTGGTGCTGCGCTACCTGGAGGACTACAGCATCGAGGCGGTGGCCGAGGCGCTGGGCACCAGCGTCGGTGCCGTCAAGAGCCTCAATACCCGCTCGCTCGCCAGGCTGCGTGAACTGCTGGCCGACGACCGCGAGTTGCTGTTCCGGAAGTGACCGGAACCGAGCAGACGCACGAACGTGTGACACGAACAGGAGCATCCCTGATGGACTTCGAGGACGACCTGACCGGCATGCTCCTGGAGAGCGTGCACGAACTGGACCCGCCGGTCGCGGCGATGGTCGCGGAGGGTGGCCGGGCGGGGCGGCAGCGGCGCCGCATCCGCCGGGGGCTGCAGACCGCCGGCGCGGCGGCGATGGTGGCCGCGCTGGTGACGGTGGGGGCGGTGGTGACGCAGCGCGGCGGTTCGTCGCAGAGCACGGCGGCGAGCGCCGTGAGCGCGTCGCCCAGCCCCCCGGCTGGCACCGCCCCCGCCGCCACGCCCACGGCTGGTGCGTCCGCGAGTGCCGCCGCCTCGCCGAGCACCGGCGCCACCGCTGCCGCCGAGCCCGCCACGGCGGACCTCAGCTGGCAGGCGATGCTGAAGATCCTGCACGACCAGCTGCCGCCCGGCGGACAGCTGGCCAAGCTGAACACCTTCGCGGTCAAGTTCAACACCGGTCCCCAGCGGCGCTATGTCGAACTCCAGTACAACGACGGCGCGGGCCCCTCCACCGTCATGCTGGACGTGAGCGACGCCCCCCCGCCGACGATGCCGGGCAAGCCCGGTGCGCCCGTCCCCCTGACCTGTGCCAACTGGATGGGCGGCACCGACGAGGGACACGACCGCAAGCCCGGCTACGAGCATCCGACCTGCCAGGAACGACAGCTGCCGGACGGCACCAAGGTGTTCAGCTACATCACCGGCACCGACGGCTACGGCCTCTACGACGAGGCCGTCAAGGTGTCCCGTCCCGACGGCACCCAGGTCTCGATCACCGCGGCCAACGCCACGCTCGACCAGGTCGCCGCCGGTCCGGGCATCACCGTGACCCGCGACAAGCCGCCGGTCGGCCTGCCCGGCTGGGAGGCGATCGCGCTGAGCCCCCAGTGGCAGATGAAGATCCCCCAGTCCCTCGCGGACGCGGGCGTCGCCTACGCCAGGACCGTCACCCGGCTGCCCTGCCCGCAGGGTTCCAAGCCCGCCGACTGCGTCATCGACTGACGCCGCGGGCCCCGGGCCGGAGCGGAACAGGGGACCGCTCCGGCCCGTCGGCATCGCACCGCCCGGCCGCCCGGCGGTGGCGCCGTCGACCAGGGCACGCCCGGCGACCGGTCCCGGGCGATCGGGGTGCCTCGCCGCCCGCTGAGGGCGCGGCCGGCCGGTGAAGCGCTGGCCTTGACGTCAGGGTCAAGGTCTACCGTCGAGGGACGGAGCGGGCAGGGCCCGGGCAGGAGGCACGGATCATGCGGATCGGAGAGCTGGCGGAGCGGGCGGGGACGACCACCCGCACGCTGCGGTACTACGAGGCGCGGGGCCTGCTGACGGCCCGGCGCGCCGGCAACGGCTACCGGGCCTACGGCGAGGAGGAGCTGCGGCTGGTCCGGCAGATCCGGCTGCTGCAGGAGTTCGGGTTCGAGCTGGAGGACACCCGCCCCTTCGTGGAGTGCCTGCGGGCCGGACACCCGGACGGGGACACCTGTCCGGCCTCGCTGGAGGTGTACCGCCGCAAGCTGGCCGAGCTGGACGACTGCCTGGCCCGGCTCGGCGCGGTGCGCGAGCAGGTGGCGGGGCAACTGGCCCGCGCGGAGCTGATGGTGGCGAGCGCGGACGCCGAACCCCGCTGCGAACTGACCGGACAATCGCCGACCGACCATGGAGGGTGAACCGATGGCCGACCACGTGCTGGAAGTGACCGACGCGAGCTTCGCCGCGCAGGTGCTGGAGTCCGAACTGCCGGTCCTGGTGGACTTCACCGCCGACTGGTGCCCGCCCTGCCGGATGATCGCGCCGGTGCTGGACGCCGTCGCGGTGGAGGAGGCGCACCGGATCAAGGTGGTCACGCTGAACGTGGACCTCAATCCCCGGACGCAGTCCGCCTATGGGGTGCTCTCGATGCCCACCCTGATCGTCTTCAAGGGCGGCGAGCCGGTGAAGTCGATGGTCGGCGCCCGGGCGAAGGCCAAGCTGCTGCGCGAGCTGGCCGAGGTGGTGTGACGGGTGCGGTGGGGAACGGACCGGGGGCACGCAGCGGAATGTCGTTGCGTGCCCGTCGGTACCCGCTCTATCCTCCTGCTCAGCGCGATGAAGGAGACGAGTAGCCGCGGGATTCCGCGGGCCGAGAGAGCCGCCGGCAGCTGTGAAGGCGGTCCCGTGCCCCACGGTGAAGACACTCCGGAGCGTCGAGCAGTGCAATGAGGTCGCCACCCGACCGAGCCCGGCCAGGTGGCGGCGAACGTGCGGTGGCACCGCGAGTCACCCTTCTCGCCCGCACGTCCAAGGGATCAGCCGAGGTCCCCGGAGGACTGCGATGATCCACCACGAAACCCGGCCCGAAGCGGCTTCGCCCCAAGTCTTCGCCGAGCGCACCCATGTCGCCGACCTCGCCGGGCACACCGGCGAGAGGGTCACCGTCGCGGGCTGGGTCCAGACCCTGCGCCTGCAGAGCACCATGCAGTTCGTGCTGGTCCGCGACCACACCGGCGTCGTCCAGGTCACCCACCGCAAGGGTGCCGACGAGCTGACCGGCCTGCTGG from Kitasatospora sp. NBC_01250 includes these protein-coding regions:
- a CDS encoding ABC transporter ATP-binding protein, producing MFFMRGATPSEPAASAADPGPVDDAPAIELRELFRRFWPWVRPDVRWLPVSAVLLVLGAFGELVSVWLFKDLIDDVLVPRHFADFWPLASTMLGVAVVAGLLTFAGTYAGTRTAERYMLRLRTDTLAHLHTLPPDTLESRWRGDLVARLTSDIAAIEQMVATGLVEGGVAAVNLLLFAAAAAYLSWPLTLAALVAVPLFVLSTGLFGRRIRDRERLVQRRAGGVTALLEETLRNAVITRTNGQEAREVARVDREGRALLGAELATARVADLYQPFLGFLQLLAGVVVVGVGALELIHGELTLGGLLAFTAVMAQLFEPAQQLAELAPLAGAACASGERVLELHDLTSPVQERPDAHDTGEVRGRLSFENVHAAYPGRHGPLALSGVSFDIHPGEVLAVVGPNGSGKSTLAKLVLRLMDPRTGTIRLDGDDIRDLTLTSLRRVTTLLPQQTALFHASIRDNIAYGRPDASDGDIERAARNASAHDFITALPDGYGTVIGDDGFQLSGGQSQRIAIARAFVRDTPVLVLDEPTTGLDARTVQQLIPPLRRLMAGRTTVLITHEETFLPLADHVLTLQSPGPRVRQAREVRPMNGSRHQA
- a CDS encoding VOC family protein, whose translation is MTEFTSSSYTSPVPVPALDAVAPEVHRGIYGMPMYLSVPTPDLDASRDFWIRGLGFIDLFSIPGRLTHLRRWAFQDVLLVPGERARQAPATSLGVACVPSQIEEIAARCEALLPGCTGGPREMPWNSVELTVTTPENARIVLTAARPLDPSGPQAAALREVGFDIPAAAVSGA
- a CDS encoding MerR family transcriptional regulator, which gives rise to MTSEPRAASDSLTVGRAAALVGVSVKTLHHWDGIGLVRPSERTRAGYRVYSGEDIARVHRVLVYRELGFPLAEIGRLLDDPRVDAHEHLRRQRAELEERIARLRTMVGAVDRMMAASRTGLRLTPQEQVEIFGDDWQPARVEEARERWGDTEQWAQYAERAAERTPQDWQDYTATAEALNADLAAALRAGTAPGSAAANALAERHRALLAQHFDCPHAMHVCIGRTYLDDPRYADHFDRLEPGLTAWLIEVIFANARAHGAEA
- a CDS encoding SigE family RNA polymerase sigma factor, producing the protein MHEGLSFEEFASSRARKLFQVAYLMCGDWHQAQDLVQTTLAKLFAVWGRLQRGGQTVAIDAYARKALLRTYLSHRRLRRSGELAVAAIPDRPTGEHREGTELRLTLVAALRQLPPRGRAVVVLRYLEDYSIEAVAEALGTSVGAVKSLNTRSLARLRELLADDRELLFRK
- a CDS encoding MerR family transcriptional regulator; this translates as MRIGELAERAGTTTRTLRYYEARGLLTARRAGNGYRAYGEEELRLVRQIRLLQEFGFELEDTRPFVECLRAGHPDGDTCPASLEVYRRKLAELDDCLARLGAVREQVAGQLARAELMVASADAEPRCELTGQSPTDHGG
- the trxA gene encoding thioredoxin, producing the protein MADHVLEVTDASFAAQVLESELPVLVDFTADWCPPCRMIAPVLDAVAVEEAHRIKVVTLNVDLNPRTQSAYGVLSMPTLIVFKGGEPVKSMVGARAKAKLLRELAEVV